In a genomic window of Pelotomaculum thermopropionicum SI:
- the CbiO gene encoding ABC-type cobalt transport system, ATPase component: protein MTEYAVEAENIKLYYGKRQVLDVEQFRLRYNEVTALIGPNGAGKSTLLQVLALLQRPASGKLCILGEEVAPGKELALRRRMAVVFQEPLLLDTTVFNNVAAGLSLRGCKKSEIKARVWKWLELFGIESLARRPARLLSGGESQRVSLARAFVLEPEVLFLDEPFSYLDHPTRRALTADLGDILQATRISTVMVTHDYNDLPLLADKVAVMLEGKIVQCCTPEELFANPADPAVAALLGMDNGRRKPAATFS, encoded by the coding sequence GTGACAGAATACGCCGTTGAAGCTGAAAACATCAAATTGTATTACGGCAAAAGGCAGGTTTTGGACGTAGAGCAGTTCCGCCTCAGGTACAACGAGGTAACCGCCCTGATCGGGCCTAACGGCGCCGGCAAGAGCACCCTGCTGCAGGTGCTGGCGCTCCTGCAGCGCCCCGCCTCCGGCAAACTGTGCATCCTGGGCGAAGAAGTTGCGCCCGGAAAGGAGCTGGCCTTAAGGAGGAGGATGGCGGTTGTGTTTCAGGAGCCCCTGCTGCTGGATACGACCGTATTCAACAACGTAGCTGCCGGGCTTTCGCTGAGGGGCTGCAAAAAAAGCGAAATTAAGGCCAGGGTCTGGAAATGGCTTGAACTGTTCGGGATAGAATCCCTCGCCCGCCGCCCGGCCCGCCTTCTCTCGGGAGGCGAGTCCCAGCGGGTGAGCCTGGCCAGGGCCTTTGTGCTGGAACCGGAAGTGCTTTTCCTGGACGAGCCTTTTTCCTACCTGGACCATCCCACCAGAAGGGCCCTGACGGCCGATCTGGGCGATATCCTCCAGGCAACCAGAATCAGCACCGTCATGGTAACCCACGATTACAACGACCTGCCGCTCCTGGCCGATAAGGTGGCCGTCATGCTGGAAGGGAAAATAGTCCAATGCTGCACCCCGGAAGAGCTTTTTGCAAATCCGGCTGACCCCGCCGTGGCCGCCCTGCTGGGCATGGATAACGGCCGCCGGAAACCGGCGGCAACTTTCAGTTAA
- a CDS encoding glycosyltransferases, probably involved in cell wall biogenesis, whose protein sequence is MEAIFYATQVFLTLFTFYHFIISLYGFYRRHEECLLPPSSRFAIVVAAHNEEKVIGELIRNLNELDYPKELYDVYVVADNCTDSTAKIAREKGAVVFERFNKAERGKPYALEFAFSKIFESGIPYDAVCVFDADNLVDTNFLTVMNAHLLKGEKIIQGYLDTKNAGDTWITKSIYVSYILTNRFLQLSKYNLGLTCALGGTGMCLSVDVLKRYGWGMTSLTEDLEFQTKALLNGIKVTWAHDARVYDEKPLTLMQSWRQRKRWMQGHTNVAGRYVARLVREGIRTRNFAMIDGAVYLIQPYFLMFTGIGLITNIFMGPDQILDRPVWLVVGFFAQFFYFGLGLALERVKPVVYWWLIFYPIFALTWIPVAYVGFAMRKNKEWTHTLHFRNIKHENLPNLYLPARANGRRSS, encoded by the coding sequence ATGGAGGCAATTTTTTATGCAACCCAGGTTTTTTTAACTCTTTTCACCTTTTACCATTTTATAATTTCGCTGTACGGATTTTACCGCAGGCATGAAGAATGCCTGCTTCCCCCCAGTTCCCGCTTTGCAATAGTTGTGGCGGCCCATAACGAGGAAAAAGTTATCGGCGAACTGATCAGGAACCTGAACGAACTGGATTACCCGAAAGAGCTTTACGACGTTTACGTGGTGGCCGACAACTGCACCGACAGCACGGCGAAAATCGCCCGGGAGAAAGGCGCCGTGGTTTTTGAACGTTTTAACAAGGCGGAGAGGGGCAAGCCCTACGCCCTTGAGTTTGCCTTCAGCAAGATATTTGAAAGCGGCATTCCCTATGATGCTGTTTGTGTTTTTGATGCGGACAACCTGGTCGACACCAACTTTTTAACGGTCATGAACGCCCACCTGCTCAAAGGGGAAAAGATCATCCAGGGCTACCTGGACACAAAGAATGCGGGCGACACCTGGATTACCAAGTCCATTTACGTAAGCTACATACTGACCAACCGGTTCCTGCAGCTTTCCAAGTATAACCTGGGCCTCACCTGCGCCCTGGGGGGCACCGGCATGTGCCTGTCGGTGGACGTGCTGAAGAGGTACGGCTGGGGCATGACCTCGCTGACCGAAGACCTGGAGTTCCAGACCAAAGCGCTTTTGAACGGGATCAAGGTGACCTGGGCGCACGACGCCAGGGTTTATGACGAAAAGCCCCTCACCCTCATGCAGTCCTGGCGCCAGCGCAAACGCTGGATGCAGGGCCATACCAACGTGGCCGGGCGCTATGTGGCCAGGCTGGTCCGGGAAGGGATACGCACCAGGAACTTTGCCATGATCGACGGGGCGGTGTACTTAATCCAGCCTTACTTCCTTATGTTTACCGGCATAGGGCTGATCACCAACATTTTCATGGGCCCCGATCAGATTTTAGACAGGCCGGTGTGGCTGGTCGTCGGTTTTTTCGCCCAGTTCTTCTACTTCGGTCTGGGCCTGGCCCTGGAAAGGGTAAAACCGGTGGTTTACTGGTGGCTGATCTTTTACCCGATTTTTGCCCTTACCTGGATTCCGGTGGCCTATGTGGGTTTTGCCATGCGCAAGAACAAAGAGTGGACCCATACCCTGCACTTCAGGAACATCAAGCACGAAAACCTGCCGAACCTTTACCTTCCCGCCCGGGCCAACGGCAGGCGGAGCAGCTAA
- a CDS encoding hypothetical protein (containing DRG, predicted GTPase (COG1163) and TGS domain), which translates to MPANLTPQYYEAEEAYKKAVTIEEKIAALEEMLAVIPKHKGTEKMQADIKRRLSRLREEGQKKARTGRTDPFFVEKQGAGQVVLLGFPNTGKSSLLAAMTRARPKVADYPFTTTLPQAGMMPYQDILIQLVDTPPVAEGMIPAGLSGVLRNADALLLLVDAASDGCLEQVQFCLDFLKEKKILREELSAGRGVTPDRLLVLAARADLPGSQDNIQFIRDFLGESGWGQIEVMPVSAVTGLGLEALREKVFEMLKVIRIYTKVPGKEPDMNTPFILKQGSTVVELAEAIHRDLPRLMKAARVWGSARFEGQSVTRDYVLHDRDIVEISR; encoded by the coding sequence TTGCCGGCCAACCTGACACCCCAGTACTACGAGGCGGAGGAAGCCTACAAGAAAGCCGTTACCATCGAAGAAAAAATAGCCGCGCTGGAAGAGATGCTGGCGGTTATTCCCAAGCACAAGGGCACGGAAAAAATGCAGGCCGACATTAAAAGGCGCCTGTCCAGGCTCAGGGAAGAGGGTCAGAAAAAAGCCAGGACCGGCCGCACCGACCCCTTTTTTGTTGAGAAGCAGGGAGCCGGCCAGGTGGTGCTGCTGGGCTTTCCCAATACCGGCAAGTCTTCCCTGCTGGCGGCCATGACCAGGGCCAGGCCGAAGGTGGCGGATTACCCCTTTACCACCACCCTGCCCCAGGCCGGGATGATGCCCTACCAGGACATTTTGATTCAACTGGTGGACACCCCGCCGGTGGCGGAAGGGATGATCCCGGCCGGCCTGTCCGGCGTGTTGCGCAACGCCGACGCTCTGCTGCTTCTCGTCGATGCCGCCTCCGACGGCTGCCTGGAACAGGTGCAGTTCTGCCTTGACTTTTTAAAAGAAAAGAAAATTCTGCGGGAAGAATTATCTGCCGGACGCGGGGTAACCCCGGACCGGCTGCTGGTGCTGGCCGCCAGGGCCGACCTGCCCGGCAGCCAGGACAATATACAGTTTATCAGGGATTTTCTGGGGGAGAGCGGCTGGGGGCAGATTGAAGTAATGCCGGTTTCCGCCGTTACCGGGCTGGGCCTTGAGGCGCTGCGTGAGAAGGTTTTCGAAATGCTTAAGGTTATCCGCATTTACACCAAGGTGCCGGGAAAGGAGCCGGATATGAACACGCCGTTTATTTTAAAACAGGGCAGCACCGTGGTGGAGCTTGCCGAAGCCATTCACCGGGACCTGCCGCGTCTGATGAAGGCGGCCAGGGTATGGGGCTCGGCCCGCTTCGAGGGCCAGTCGGTTACCCGCGACTACGTTTTGCACGACCGGGACATAGTTGAAATAAGCCGTTAG